The stretch of DNA CAAATCAGGCTAAGTTGATCCAAGATACTGATGATTTGCGTCTGTTGCGATGCTGGTAATCCTTGAGTGAGCTGAATCAGCTCACTTTTGGCTAAGGACACCGCAACAGTGATAAGCAAAGGGAAACAACAAAGAAGCCCAATGAAGGCAAATTTGCGGCCTAGAGTAGGAATGAAGTTACGCTCAAACGAGCGGTGGAAATCTGCCAACCAAGCCATTTAGAATTTCCCGTTTTTTACGGCTGTAATTATTATTAGTTAAGTCTAATTAGTGATCAAAAGCGAGTTGTAAATCATCGAGTGACAGATGCCATTTCTTGAGCATTCGGCTGAATACGGCTAGCTCAGCGTCGTTGATTTCTTGGTCTGATTTAGCCAAATCAAGCGAAAGTGCCGCAAGTTGCAGGCGTTTTTTAGGGTCGTCAACTGTTTCAAGCAGCTGGTCAATGCGTTCTTTGTCGACCAAATGTACGCTGCCGTTCTCATCAGCTTCGTCGCCGATGTCATTACAGTAGTCTTGAAGTACTTGAATAAAGCCTTTGCGGCTAATGCCCAATACATCGTAAACGTGCAAGTGCTCCAATTCATCGATTTCTTCGGGGTCAAAATTGCCGTCACAAATCATTTGTAACACGAGCAGGCGAGCCATTGCTTCGGGGCTATTTACTGGGTATTTTTTCATGTTGGTATCCCTTTATTGTTCTAATGCTGCACGCAAAGCGAGCGGCAAGCTGGTGATTTTTCGTTGTGGGTAATCGTAAGCCACTAGTGTTGTTTTTGCCTTAGCGATAGCTTGATTTTGGCTGCTAATATCATAGTAAAGTTCAAAGCTGGCACGGCTGATTTCTGCCGCACCTAAGCGAATTAACAACACATCACCATAAAATGCCTCATTTTCGAACACAATTGCGGCATCGGCCATGATGAGGCCTTTGCCATCAATATCCATCTCAGATGCAAATCCCAATTGAGCCAGCCATTGCAATCTAGTTTCATGCAGCATGGCCATCAGCGCATCATTGCTTAGATGTTGCCCGTAGTTGATGTCGCGTATCCGAATGGCTAATTCGGCGGTAAATAAGTCACAGGCGGGTAAATCAAGTACAACACGAGCCATAATTTAGTCTGAATTAGCAGATGCTGAAATAAGGTTTTTCTTGAGTGTATGCCGTTAATACCTTGAGCTGCAATAGCCGAACTATCAATCGGCCTGCTAGACTAAATAAATACCACGCGATGAGGAGCAGATCATGTACACCCGAATTTTAGTTCCGGTTGATCACAGTGATACCAGTCAGGCGGCATTGCAGGAGGCGACTCGATTGGCAGGCGAGCAGCATGCGATAGTGCGCTTAATTCATGTTATTGATTTGGCTCAGTTTGCATGGAGTGCGAATGAGTTTCTGGATGTGCCGCAGTTGCAAGCCTCACTCAAAGAGGGGGGCGAGAAATTGCTGGCCGAACGTGCCGCGCTTTTGCAAGAGAAAAATATCCAAGTTGAAACGGAGTTGTTAGAAATCTGGGGTGGACAAATTGCCCGCACCTTGGTGGATGATGCGGCAAAATGGCAGGCGCATTTACTCGTTATGGGGACGCACGGCTACGGTGGTTTAACTCATATGTTGCTTGGCAGTGTGGCCGAGGGAGTTATGCGGCATACCCATATTCCAGTTTTGTTGGTGAAAGCTAGTGCTTAGAAGCTGTTATTTAAAGGTTTAAATCCGCATGGCCATTCAAGTAATTAGCCCGTTGAATGTTAACGATCATCGTCGTGACATTGCGGGCTTAAAGTATGTGTATCCCGTGGTGTCGCGGCGAGCGGGTGGTGTATCAATTGGGATTAATCTCAACCCCAATAACGCATGTAATTGGCGTTGCGTGTATTGTCAGGTACCAGATTTGGTGCGGGGTCCGGCGCCAGAAACTGATTTACAGCAACTTGCTGCTGAGCTTGATGCATTGCTCGAACACATCGTGATCGGCGATTTTATGCAAACGGCTGTTCCTGCCGAAGTGCGGCGAATTAATGACATTGCTTTCTCTGGCAATGGTGAGCCAACCACATCAACGCAATTTGGAGCTGTGATTGATGTAGTCGCTGCGGCTCGCGCCAAGTATGCGCTGGACATTAAAACCGTATTAATTACGAATGGAAGTCAGCTTGATAAAATGGCAGTGCAAGTAGCTTTGCAGAAAATAGCTGCTATGGATGGCGAAGTATGGTTCAAAATTGATCGTGCACCCAAAGATGGCTTCGAGTTTGTAAATCAAATTACCCTCACGCGCACGCAGGTAGCGCGTCGCCTGGCTGTGTCTGCACGGGGCTGCCCAACCTGGATACAAACCTGTATGTTCGCCGTAGACGGTATCTTGCCAAGTGACACGGAGTTAAACGACTACGTTGCATTTTTAGCAGAACAGCTCGCGTCGGGCGTGCCGATTACTGGGGTTTTGCTGTATGGATTGGCAAGACCTTCATTGCAGAGTGAGGCACCGCGTTTGAGTGCGGCACCCGCAGAATGGATGACCGCACTCAAAATACGCTTGGAGCAGATTGGCTTGGCGGTCAAGCTGAGCGCTTAAAGTGCCGTTTCGGTTGATTTTTTGATCAAATCTTCTAGCAAATGGGGTTGCTGCTCACGCAGGTAGTTTAAGGCTTTGATTTCTTCCCGTTTTAAGGTTGCCAAATCAATTCCTTCAACATGAACCACCCGGAGCAGTTCACGTACTGGCTTGGGCATGGCTCTGCCACTTTCATAGCGTGATCCACCGCTTTGTGTGACGCCAATTTGGCTCCAGAATTCTTGCTGGTTTAATCCCAGTTGCTTGCGAATCTGCTTTGGATTCAATGTTTTGGTCATGGTTGTGCTCCTTAATGATGTGATCCAAGGACATCTATGCCGGCTCGATAAATGTTGATGTCATCATAAGAATTTTGGCCGTGCGAGACACGGCACTATTGCACGTCTACGGTGGTGAATATTGACATCCATCAGCAGGAACTAATTTAGCTCCTGCCGGATTAGAAGTCGCAGTGAGATTGTTGCGATAATCAAATGGTAGATTTGATTGGGGTATATTGCTGTAGCTATTGGTAGGTCTTTGTTGTAGGGCTATACCTTGGATTAGTGTGGGTGTATGGTTAAATCAACACGCTCTGCTGCTGCATCGTTTAACACACTCATCAAATCTGCAAATTGCGTGCCTGTCATTGCCTGCTTAGATTGCTCGCAACCATGCCACGTAATGCAAATTGGCCCTGCCAGATCAGTAGTCAGTACATCAAATAAAGCATCCAGATTACGCCCAAAGCCCCTATTCAGATTGGCTTGCTGGGTGAGTTGGTCGTAAAAATCATTCAAGTTGGAAATGTTGCGTAAGTGGATATGTAGGCCTACTGACATGCCGGAATCTCCGAAAAATTCTGATAGTGATCAACGGTGATAAAGCGTTTCCCACTCGGTTGAAAGACTAATCGCTTGGCGTTGCGCTTTTTGCCTTGATAATCCAAGTCAGCCTCATAATATTGCCCAGCTGGCAGCCTGCGTTCACGATTACCAAAGTGATCTCCGCCAATTGATTTTCCCGGCAATACACTCCAAAGACTGCTGCCCGGCTGCCAACCGGCAGCGTATGCTTGCTTTTTGGTGACAAATTTCTCCGGTAGGCGCTGATAATGGTTAAGGCTGTGCAAAATGCTCAATAGTTCTGGGGCGGACACTTGCTGTTGCTGAGCTACTTGCATTGCAACTTGCTCGCAACTTGGCGTATTTGCACTGGCATAAGCTAATAGTGGTACGCCCAAGAGTGTGAGCATCGTAATGAGGTGCTTAATTTTCATTATGCGATTTTCCTGTCAATGTTTGCCAATTATCCCGTGTGCAGAATGAAACGCAAGAACGATGTCCGTTCAGGCAATATCAGGCAGAACCCTAATGCATCAGTTGTCGCAAAGGGGCGAATCCGCTACTATCGGAGGTTTCCTGATTGTCCCAACTGGCGATCCCTGCTATGGCTAAAACCCTCTACGATAAACTTTGGCATTCGCACGTTATTCGCGAAGAAGCTGATGGCACTTGTCTGATTTATATTGACCGTCATTTGGTACACGAAGTGACGAGTCCTCAAGCCTTTGAAGGCTTGAAACTGGCCAATCGCCAGCCGTGGCGTAAATCATCCGTGGTAGCCACGGCTGATCACAATACGCCAACCAATGAGTGGGAAAAAGGGATTCAAGACCCGATTTCTCGCCTGCAGGTCGAAACCCTCGACGCGAATATTAAAGAATTTGGCGCTCTCGCTTATTTCCCATTTAAAGATCAGCGTCAAGGTATTGTGCACGTAGTTGGCCCAGAAAATGGCGCCACACTACCTGGTATGACGGTGGTTTGTGGTGATAGCCACACCTCAACGCACGGCGCTTTTGCTGCGCTGGCGCATGGTATTGGTACTTCTGAGGTTGAGCACGTACTAGCGACGCAAACACTGGTGGCGAAAAAATCCAAAGCCATGCTGGTGCGCGTGGACGGTAAGCTCGGCATGGGCGTGACCGCCAAAGACGTGGCGCTAGCGATTATTGGCAAAATCGGTACCGCTGGTGGTACTGGCTATGCGATTGAATTTGGTGGCGAAGCGATTCGCAGCTTGAGCATGGAAGGTCGGATGACCTTGTGCAATATGGCGATCGAAGGTGGCGCGCGTGCCGGTATGGTTGCTGTTGACGACAAGACCATTGAATACCTCAAAGGCCGTCCATTCTCGCCAAGCGCTGAGCAATGGGATGCCGCGGTAGCGAACTGGCGCGAGTTAGTTTCAGACGAAGGCGCAGTATTCGACGCCGTGGTTGAGCTGCGGGCTGAAGACATCGAGCCCCAAATCACTTGGGGTACATCACCTGAGCAAGTACTTGGCGTTTCTGGCAAAGTGCCAAATCCAGCCAATGAAACCGATCCAGTGAAAAAGGGTAGTTACGAGCGTGCGCTGCAGTACATGGGCCTGAATGCCGATACGCCACTGACCGAAATCGCGATTGATAAAGTCTTTATCGGCTCCTGTACTAATAGCCGGATCGAAGATTTGCGCGCCGCTGCCAGTGTGATCAAAGGTAAGAAAAAAGCAGCTAGTGTCAAATTAGTGCTGATCGTGCCCGGTTCAGGTTTGGTCAAAGCGCAAGCTGAAGCTGAAGGCTTGGATAAAATCTTTATCGAAGCGGGCTTTGAATGGCGTGAGCCAGGCTGTTCTATGTGTCTGGCGATGAACGCCGATCGTTTGGCGCCTGGTGAGCGTTGTGCCTCAACGTCAAACCGTAACTTTGAAGGTCGCCAAGGTCAAGGTGGTCGCACGCACTTGGTAAGCCCAGAAATGGCAGCCGCCGCGGCAATTGCAGGCCACTTTGTAGATGTTCGACACTTCGCCTAAGGAGCTATGGTGATGCTTAAATCATTCACTCTGTGCGTTCTGGTATTGGCATTAAGTGCCTGCAATACCGTGTCGGGTATTGGTAAAGATATTAAAAAGGGTGGCGAAGCCATCGAAAAGGCAGCGAAATGAAACCTTTTATCCAATTAGATGGTTTGGTCTGCGCGATGGATCGCGCCAATGTGGATACTGATGCGATTATTCCGAAACAGTTTCTAAAATCGATCAAGCGCTCCGGCTTTGGCCCCAATTTGTTTGATGAATGGCGCTATCTGGATCAAGGTGAGCCGGGTATGGATAACAGCCAGCGCCCGCTGAATCCTGATTTCGAACTCAATCTGCCGCGCAATCAAGGTGCGCAAGTGCTGTTAGCGCGCGATAACTTTGGCTGTGGTAGCTCGCGCGAGCATGCGCCGTGGGCGATCGAAGATTTCGGTTTCCGCGCGCTGATTGCGCCAAGCTTTGCCGATATTTTCTTTAATAATTGCTTCAAAAATGGCTTGTTGCCGATTGTGCAACCCGCTGCCGTGGTTGATCAGTTGTTTAATGAAGCCAAGGCTGAAGGTTATCGCCTCAATATCAATCTGGAAGCTCAAACTATTACTACGCCAAGCGGCGAGGTATTCAAGTTTGAAATTACCGAGCATCGTAAGCATTGTTTGCTCAATGGCTTGGATGAAATTGGTTTGACGCTGGCGCATCGCGATGAAATCGCCGCATTTGAAGCAAAACGCCAAGCCGAACAACCTTGGTTGTTTGCAAAATAAATAATTGAGTCCCTTTTTTGTAAAATGGGGCTCATTTTTTAGGCTTTATCAATATTATTCTTAGAATTTTGTCGTATCCTCTTACGGTCGAATTCATACTTTGGAAATTAAACCGATGATCCTGCATAAATTTAAAAATCAAAGCGATCTAGATCGTGCCGCAGCTGACCTAATTATCTCTATGGTGCGTTCAAAGCCCAATGCTATTTTGGGTATGGCAACAGGTGGCACCCCAATCGGTTTGTACAAAGAAATCGTTAAAACTTATCAAGCAGGTTTGGTGAGCTTTGCGCATGCTAAAACATTCAATTTGGATGAATACGTTGGCCTGCCAATCACACACCAAGAAAGCTATCGTAATTTCATGCAGCGCAATCTGTTTGATCACATCGATATCAAACGTGAAAACACGCACGTACCAGATGGCAACGCGGCTGACGTTGATGCAGAATGCCGCAACTACGACAAAATGATGTTTGAGCAAGGCCCAGTTGACTTGCAATTGCTCGGTATCGGCGGCAATGGTCACATCGGTTTTAATGAGCCGGATGAGCATTTGTCTCGCGGTACTTATAAAGTAACGCTGAAACAAGAGACTCGCGAAGCGAACAAGCGTTTCTTCAACCACATTGACGAAGTGCCAACGCATGCCGTGACCATGGGTATGGGCACAATTATGCAAGCGCGCGCTATTTTGTTGGTCGTGAAAGGTGCTGAGAAAGCTGAAATCTTGGATCGCACTTTGAATGGCCCAATCACCACGCAAGTACCAGCATCATTGCTGCAAACGCATCCACGCGTGATTGTGATGACTGACTGCGATGTAGACTACAAAGTATCGTTCTAAGCGAGTGTGCTAAGTAAAAAAGAGGGGCTTGCCCCTCTTTTTCTACGTTTATTTGCGGCAAAAATAACTGCGCTGGCTTTGGATTTCATCTGTGGGTATTGCCGTAGAGCTCATTATTTAATTGCTGTGTGGATGTATACCTAGTATATGACTGCAATCCATCATTAACCCGATAAAAACCACGAGATAAACATGAAAGTATTGATTTTGCCCGGCGATGGCATTGGCCCAGAAATTGTGGCGCAAGCTAAAAAAGTACTCGAAGTATTAAAAAATGACGGTTTAGCTTTGGAGTTGCAAGAGGCCCCATTGGGTGGCGCAGCTTATGACCAATACGGCGCGCCGTATCCAGAATTCACGCAAAAACTGGCGCGTGAAGCTGACGCGATTTTGCTCGGTGCTGTGGGCGGCCCGCAATACGACAAACTCGATCGTCCGCTGCGCCCAGAGCGCGGCCTATTGGCGATTCGTAAAGATTTAAATTTGTTTGCCAATCTGCGCCCTGCGATTTTGTACCCAGAATTGGCCAATGCCTCAACCCTGAAGCCAGAAGTGGTGTCGGGCTTGGATATCCTGATCGTGCGTGAATTGACCGGCGATATTTACTTCGGTCAGCCACGCGGCATTCGCACTAACGAAGCGGGCGAGCGCGAAGGCTTTAACACCATGTTATACGCCGAAAGCGAAATTCGCCGTATCGGGCATGTGGCTTTCCAAGCGGCGCAAAAGCGCGGCAAACGCCTGTGTTCCGTGGATAAAGCCAATGTGCTGGAAACCACTGAATTCTGGAAAGAGATCATGACCGATCTGGCTAAGGAATATCCGGATGTAGAGCTGAGCCACATGCTGGTGGATAACGCGGCGATGCAGCTGGTGAAAGCGCCGAAGCAGTTCGACGTAGTCGTGACCGGCAATATCTTTGGTGACATCTTGTCGGATGAGGCCTCAATGTTGACCGGCTCGATCGGCATGTTGCCAAGCGCCTCGCTCGACGCGAACAACAAAGGTCTGTACGAGCCAAGCCATGGCTCAGCGCCAGATATCGCCGGTAAAGACGTAGCCAACCCACTGGCCACGATTTTGTCAGTAGCCATGATGCTGCGTTACACCTTCAACAGTGAAGCGGCTGCACAGCGTGTAGAAAACGCGGTGAAGAAAGTGTTGGCGCAAGGTCTGCGTACTGCGGATATTTACGAAGCAGGTACAACCAAAGTGAGCTGCTCAGCCATGGGCGACGCCGTAGTCGCTGCCATGTAATTGCCGCACAGACCCAAAAAAAGAGCCGACAAGGCTCTTTTTTTTATGGGTGTGAAATCGGCTGCTATAAAGAAAACTTATCTACTCCAAGTGGTGCTGATCATGCGTATCAATCGCTTCATACTGGCTGTGAGCTGCTGCATCTGGGTGAATGCCGCGCAGGCGGAGCAGAAAACAGAGCAAATTACCCTGACACTGCAGGATTATCCCCCGTATATGGGTGAAAGTTTGCCGCATAAAGGGTTGCTGACACGCTTAGTTGTTGCTGCATTTGAGCAAAAAGATATTGCGGTCAAGTTGGAATCGGTTCCCAATAAGCGCGCGATCGACGGTGTTCGCCAAGGTATTTACCAGGGGGGCTTTGGCTGGGCCAAAAATGCCGAGCGTGAAAAAGATCTCATTTATTCCGACCCAGTATTGTCCTTGAGCATGGTGTTTTGCCAGCAAAAAGGGCGTGAAATCAAGTGGAAAAAACTTGAAGATTTGGCCTCTTACAAAATCGGGGTTACCGCAGGCAATTTTTATTCAGACGACTTTGATAAGCTGAGTAAATCGGGCTTGTTGCAGGTGGATGTCAGCAATAGCGATGTGAGTAATTTTAAAAAATTGAGTGCGGGCTACATTGATCTGTTACCTATTGATATTGAAGTAGGGCCGTATGTCATTGCAAAAAATCTAACGGCAGCAGACCAGAATAAAATAGTGTGCCAATCACAAGCTTATTGGAGTGCGCCACTGCATGTGGTGTTTGACCGTAAAAACCCCAATTCGCCGCGTTGGGCTAAAACGTTTAACGATGGGCTGCGTATTTTGTCCGATACCGGTCTAGCCAGCAAAATGCTGGAAGCTACACGGCGCGAAATCAATCGATCAAATTAGCCCGTTTTGTTCGCTGCTCGTGTTATCGGGCACAAGCGGGTAAAATACGACTTTAAACCGCATCGGCGTAAGCTGGTGCGGTTGTTTTTATTTATACCTGGAGTGAGTATATGTCTAAAGCTATTTCTGTTGCGCTAGTTGGTGCAGATACCCCCGCAGCTCAAACCGTGTTAGATGTATTGGGTGAGTTACCCATCGCTTTAGAGGCGCTCTATCCACTGTCGGATGACGAAGAAGCCGGTACGGTTGAGCTGCGCGAGCATGTTTTGCCGGTACTGGAAGTTGATCTGTTTGACTGGAAATCAGTCGAAGCCGCGGTGTTTGTCGGCTCGCCAGAGCTGGCCACCCAATATGCAGCT from Chitinibacter fontanus encodes:
- a CDS encoding tellurite resistance TerB family protein, producing MKKYPVNSPEAMARLLVLQMICDGNFDPEEIDELEHLHVYDVLGISRKGFIQVLQDYCNDIGDEADENGSVHLVDKERIDQLLETVDDPKKRLQLAALSLDLAKSDQEINDAELAVFSRMLKKWHLSLDDLQLAFDH
- a CDS encoding acyl-CoA thioesterase — protein: MARVVLDLPACDLFTAELAIRIRDINYGQHLSNDALMAMLHETRLQWLAQLGFASEMDIDGKGLIMADAAIVFENEAFYGDVLLIRLGAAEISRASFELYYDISSQNQAIAKAKTTLVAYDYPQRKITSLPLALRAALEQ
- a CDS encoding universal stress protein; the protein is MYTRILVPVDHSDTSQAALQEATRLAGEQHAIVRLIHVIDLAQFAWSANEFLDVPQLQASLKEGGEKLLAERAALLQEKNIQVETELLEIWGGQIARTLVDDAAKWQAHLLVMGTHGYGGLTHMLLGSVAEGVMRHTHIPVLLVKASA
- a CDS encoding radical SAM protein, producing the protein MAIQVISPLNVNDHRRDIAGLKYVYPVVSRRAGGVSIGINLNPNNACNWRCVYCQVPDLVRGPAPETDLQQLAAELDALLEHIVIGDFMQTAVPAEVRRINDIAFSGNGEPTTSTQFGAVIDVVAAARAKYALDIKTVLITNGSQLDKMAVQVALQKIAAMDGEVWFKIDRAPKDGFEFVNQITLTRTQVARRLAVSARGCPTWIQTCMFAVDGILPSDTELNDYVAFLAEQLASGVPITGVLLYGLARPSLQSEAPRLSAAPAEWMTALKIRLEQIGLAVKLSA
- a CDS encoding helix-turn-helix domain-containing protein, whose protein sequence is MTKTLNPKQIRKQLGLNQQEFWSQIGVTQSGGSRYESGRAMPKPVRELLRVVHVEGIDLATLKREEIKALNYLREQQPHLLEDLIKKSTETAL
- a CDS encoding barstar family protein, which translates into the protein MSVGLHIHLRNISNLNDFYDQLTQQANLNRGFGRNLDALFDVLTTDLAGPICITWHGCEQSKQAMTGTQFADLMSVLNDAAAERVDLTIHPH
- a CDS encoding ribonuclease domain-containing protein; the encoded protein is MKIKHLITMLTLLGVPLLAYASANTPSCEQVAMQVAQQQQVSAPELLSILHSLNHYQRLPEKFVTKKQAYAAGWQPGSSLWSVLPGKSIGGDHFGNRERRLPAGQYYEADLDYQGKKRNAKRLVFQPSGKRFITVDHYQNFSEIPACQ
- the leuC gene encoding 3-isopropylmalate dehydratase large subunit yields the protein MAKTLYDKLWHSHVIREEADGTCLIYIDRHLVHEVTSPQAFEGLKLANRQPWRKSSVVATADHNTPTNEWEKGIQDPISRLQVETLDANIKEFGALAYFPFKDQRQGIVHVVGPENGATLPGMTVVCGDSHTSTHGAFAALAHGIGTSEVEHVLATQTLVAKKSKAMLVRVDGKLGMGVTAKDVALAIIGKIGTAGGTGYAIEFGGEAIRSLSMEGRMTLCNMAIEGGARAGMVAVDDKTIEYLKGRPFSPSAEQWDAAVANWRELVSDEGAVFDAVVELRAEDIEPQITWGTSPEQVLGVSGKVPNPANETDPVKKGSYERALQYMGLNADTPLTEIAIDKVFIGSCTNSRIEDLRAAASVIKGKKKAASVKLVLIVPGSGLVKAQAEAEGLDKIFIEAGFEWREPGCSMCLAMNADRLAPGERCASTSNRNFEGRQGQGGRTHLVSPEMAAAAAIAGHFVDVRHFA
- a CDS encoding entericidin A/B family lipoprotein, with the translated sequence MLKSFTLCVLVLALSACNTVSGIGKDIKKGGEAIEKAAK
- the leuD gene encoding 3-isopropylmalate dehydratase small subunit, with product MKPFIQLDGLVCAMDRANVDTDAIIPKQFLKSIKRSGFGPNLFDEWRYLDQGEPGMDNSQRPLNPDFELNLPRNQGAQVLLARDNFGCGSSREHAPWAIEDFGFRALIAPSFADIFFNNCFKNGLLPIVQPAAVVDQLFNEAKAEGYRLNINLEAQTITTPSGEVFKFEITEHRKHCLLNGLDEIGLTLAHRDEIAAFEAKRQAEQPWLFAK
- the nagB gene encoding glucosamine-6-phosphate deaminase produces the protein MILHKFKNQSDLDRAAADLIISMVRSKPNAILGMATGGTPIGLYKEIVKTYQAGLVSFAHAKTFNLDEYVGLPITHQESYRNFMQRNLFDHIDIKRENTHVPDGNAADVDAECRNYDKMMFEQGPVDLQLLGIGGNGHIGFNEPDEHLSRGTYKVTLKQETREANKRFFNHIDEVPTHAVTMGMGTIMQARAILLVVKGAEKAEILDRTLNGPITTQVPASLLQTHPRVIVMTDCDVDYKVSF
- the leuB gene encoding 3-isopropylmalate dehydrogenase produces the protein MKVLILPGDGIGPEIVAQAKKVLEVLKNDGLALELQEAPLGGAAYDQYGAPYPEFTQKLAREADAILLGAVGGPQYDKLDRPLRPERGLLAIRKDLNLFANLRPAILYPELANASTLKPEVVSGLDILIVRELTGDIYFGQPRGIRTNEAGEREGFNTMLYAESEIRRIGHVAFQAAQKRGKRLCSVDKANVLETTEFWKEIMTDLAKEYPDVELSHMLVDNAAMQLVKAPKQFDVVVTGNIFGDILSDEASMLTGSIGMLPSASLDANNKGLYEPSHGSAPDIAGKDVANPLATILSVAMMLRYTFNSEAAAQRVENAVKKVLAQGLRTADIYEAGTTKVSCSAMGDAVVAAM
- a CDS encoding substrate-binding periplasmic protein gives rise to the protein MRINRFILAVSCCIWVNAAQAEQKTEQITLTLQDYPPYMGESLPHKGLLTRLVVAAFEQKDIAVKLESVPNKRAIDGVRQGIYQGGFGWAKNAEREKDLIYSDPVLSLSMVFCQQKGREIKWKKLEDLASYKIGVTAGNFYSDDFDKLSKSGLLQVDVSNSDVSNFKKLSAGYIDLLPIDIEVGPYVIAKNLTAADQNKIVCQSQAYWSAPLHVVFDRKNPNSPRWAKTFNDGLRILSDTGLASKMLEATRREINRSN